The Dokdonella koreensis DS-123 genome has a segment encoding these proteins:
- a CDS encoding shikimate kinase has product MNPAPNLFLVGPMGAGKSTIGRSLAAALGLPFVDLDHEIEQRTGAAISLIFDLEGEAGFRARECTLLAEFAGHEGIVLATGGGAVLWPDNREVLRHRGFVVWIDTDVDTQLARLAHDRKRPLLATPDRRQRLTELARERDPLYAEVADLQCMSTGRGQSASFVIDLAAHLQVHWQRPFQETSA; this is encoded by the coding sequence ATGAATCCCGCCCCCAACCTGTTCCTGGTCGGCCCGATGGGTGCCGGAAAGTCCACGATCGGACGGTCGCTGGCCGCCGCCCTGGGCCTGCCGTTCGTCGATCTGGACCACGAGATCGAGCAGCGCACGGGGGCCGCGATTTCGTTGATTTTCGATCTGGAGGGCGAAGCGGGCTTCCGCGCGCGCGAGTGCACGCTGCTGGCGGAATTCGCCGGGCACGAGGGCATCGTACTCGCCACGGGCGGCGGCGCCGTGCTGTGGCCCGACAACCGCGAGGTCCTGCGGCACCGCGGCTTCGTCGTCTGGATCGACACCGACGTCGACACCCAGCTGGCACGTCTCGCGCACGACCGCAAACGCCCGTTGCTGGCGACGCCGGACCGCAGGCAGCGCCTGACCGAACTGGCCCGCGAACGCGATCCGCTGTATGCCGAAGTCGCCGACCTGCAGTGCATGTCCACCGGCCGCGGACAGAGCGCCTCGTTCGTGATCGACCTGGCCGCACACCTGCAGGTCCATTGGCAACGCCCTTTTCAGGAAACATCCGCATGA
- the xrtH gene encoding exosortase H gives MTRFILIFLLCVAILFPLDLIEPVERHFIVPFTGLLADISVWLIQLFDADATATGNIIRSASNGFAISIERGCNGLEAVIILVSAIIAFPAPWRYRVLGIGLGFLAIQALNLVRIISLFYLGQWSRLWFEWFHLYLWQALIVLDALVVFLVWLRYMPRRPRAASIPTPA, from the coding sequence ATGACCCGATTCATCCTGATATTCCTGCTGTGCGTCGCGATCCTGTTCCCGCTCGATCTGATCGAGCCGGTCGAGCGTCATTTCATCGTGCCGTTCACCGGCCTGCTGGCGGACATCAGCGTCTGGCTGATCCAGCTCTTCGATGCCGATGCGACCGCCACCGGCAACATCATCCGCAGCGCCTCCAATGGGTTCGCGATCAGCATCGAGCGCGGCTGCAACGGCCTGGAGGCCGTCATCATCCTGGTCTCGGCGATCATCGCGTTTCCGGCACCGTGGCGTTATCGCGTGCTGGGCATCGGTCTCGGCTTCCTGGCGATCCAGGCGTTGAACCTGGTCCGCATCATCAGCCTGTTCTACCTGGGTCAGTGGAGCCGGCTCTGGTTCGAATGGTTCCACCTCTACCTGTGGCAGGCCCTGATCGTCCTGGACGCCCTGGTCGTGTTCCTGGTCTGGTTGCGCTACATGCCCCGGCGCCCCCGCGCGGCGTCGATCCCGACACCGGCCTGA
- a CDS encoding response regulator transcription factor, giving the protein MTDPTRSPRNPYHDGASGASSAKRDIVVGVLEDDPDQAALVAHWLHEAGYTVRLFSNANEYRRKHGSAGIDLLLLDWMLPDATGIDVVEWLRESIHAELPVIFLTARAAEEDLVKGFASGGDDYVIKPPKRLELLARVAAALRRGGVGSEADAAERIESAPYLIDLKRRKASILGREIELTQREFDLASFLFRRLGRIVSRDALLENVWNMSAQVSTRTVDTHVSRLRKKLELSGEHGWRLTAIYQHGYRLERT; this is encoded by the coding sequence ATGACGGATCCAACGCGAAGCCCCCGCAATCCCTACCACGACGGCGCCAGCGGCGCCTCGTCGGCGAAGCGCGACATCGTCGTCGGCGTGCTGGAGGACGATCCCGATCAGGCGGCGCTGGTCGCCCACTGGCTGCACGAGGCGGGTTATACGGTCCGCCTTTTCAGCAACGCCAACGAGTACCGCCGCAAGCACGGATCGGCGGGCATCGACCTGCTGCTGCTGGACTGGATGCTGCCCGATGCCACCGGCATCGACGTGGTCGAATGGCTGCGCGAGTCGATTCATGCCGAACTGCCGGTCATCTTCCTGACGGCCCGTGCGGCGGAAGAGGACCTGGTCAAGGGGTTCGCCAGCGGCGGCGACGACTACGTCATCAAGCCGCCCAAGCGCCTGGAGCTGCTGGCACGCGTGGCCGCCGCGCTCCGCCGGGGCGGGGTGGGATCGGAGGCCGATGCGGCCGAACGCATCGAATCGGCGCCCTACCTGATCGACCTCAAGCGTCGCAAGGCCAGCATCCTGGGGCGGGAAATCGAGCTGACCCAGCGCGAGTTCGACCTGGCCAGCTTCCTGTTCCGCCGGCTCGGCCGGATCGTCAGCCGCGATGCGCTGCTGGAGAACGTCTGGAACATGAGCGCCCAGGTGTCCACGCGGACCGTCGACACCCATGTCAGCCGGCTGCGCAAGAAGCTCGAGCTCAGCGGCGAGCACGGCTGGCGGCTGACGGCGATCTACCAGCACGGCTACCGGCTCGAGCGGACCTGA
- a CDS encoding ATP synthase subunit I — translation MRNSIAFGWRVAVRTTLLQLGATAVAALCATGWGASAALAVLIGGIIIASGYWLAARRAFGRRVVAPTAALGAIVLGQVIKWVWIGVALVVTIGSGLFPPLAVLIGVAVALVSQLGGLLFEH, via the coding sequence GTGCGCAATTCCATCGCCTTCGGTTGGCGGGTGGCGGTTCGCACCACGCTCCTGCAGCTTGGCGCGACCGCAGTGGCGGCGCTGTGTGCGACAGGGTGGGGCGCCTCGGCGGCACTGGCGGTGTTGATCGGCGGGATCATCATCGCATCGGGATACTGGCTGGCTGCGCGACGTGCGTTCGGAAGGCGAGTGGTAGCGCCGACCGCAGCGCTCGGCGCGATCGTGCTCGGTCAGGTCATCAAGTGGGTCTGGATCGGCGTCGCCCTGGTGGTCACGATCGGATCGGGCCTGTTCCCGCCCCTGGCGGTACTGATCGGCGTAGCCGTCGCATTGGTGTCGCAGTTGGGTGGTCTGCTTTTCGAGCATTGA